In one Gossypium hirsutum isolate 1008001.06 chromosome D09, Gossypium_hirsutum_v2.1, whole genome shotgun sequence genomic region, the following are encoded:
- the LOC107890741 gene encoding scarecrow-like protein 8 produces MASGHSTGGPDFYAGIEGRSVASNQTTAPYRTRIPGIFMDPASQIVNRAVPNLVGKRTLADFQKQQLHYNHPVRNDLLYLRSVKPRTTYQHSSTISPMDFSSNLSPDVMGNFSSPSSCISQRYYGLPLLQHPRPQQAMNPGFSSVQQMSPIQMRVVHPQDPERKMMNRLQELEKQLLDDENDDEGDAVSVISNTKSEWSETIQNLISSGSPIQPVAPSSTSSTTSSSSSTTSVVSPAPTSSKQTIMEAASAIAEGKTDVANEILTRLAQDSNAKGNSEQRFVACMLLALKSRINSVENPPPVAELFSKEHAAATQLLYDLSPCFKLGFLAANLAILDATRDQPSCNKLHIIDFDIGKGRQYINLLHALSERGSGKPALVKITAIADNGGDERVKMVEDKLSEIAERFGVCMKFNVVASPKLSDLSRESLGCEPDEPLAINFAFNLYRMPDESVSVENQRDELLRRVKGLAPSVVTLVEHEMNTNTAPFPSRVGEASAYYGALFDSIETSVPREKSERVMVEEGLCRKIANSVSCEGRERVERCEVFGKWRARMSMAGFELKPLSESVAESMRARLNSGNRVNPGFTVKEENGGVCFGWMGRTLTVASAWR; encoded by the coding sequence ATGGCATCCGGGCACTCCACCGGCGGCCCAGATTTTTACGCCGGAATAGAAGGCAGATCCGTGGCCAGCAACCAAACCACTGCACCTTATAGGACCCGAATCCCTGGAATCTTCATGGACCCGGCGTCTCAGATCGTAAACCGAGCCGTACCCAACCTCGTCGGCAAGCGAACGCTGGCGGACTTCCAAAAGCAACAACTCCACTACAATCATCCAGTCCGCAATGATCTACTTTATCTCCGTTCTGTTAAGCCCAGGACTACTTACCAGCACAGTTCTACCATTTCTCCCATGGATTTCTCCTCCAACTTGTCGCCGGACGTTATGGGTAATTTCTCGTCTCCTTCTTCTTGCATATCCCAGCGGTATTACGGACTACCGCTTTTACAACATCCAAGGCCGCAGCAGGCCATGAACCCTGGGTTTTCAAGCGTTCAGCAAATGAGCCCAATTCAGATGCGGGTGGTCCATCCTCAAGACCCGGAGAGGAAGATGATGAATCGGCTTCAAGAGCTGGAGAAACAACTGTTGGACGACGAGAACGACGACGAAGGAGATGCGGTCTCGGTGATTAGCAATACAAAGAGCGAGTGGTCGGAAACCATACAAAACTTGATCAGTTCCGGCAGCCCTATCCAGCCGGTTGCCCCATCTTCAACTTCTTCAACTACTTCATCGTCTTCGTCCACGACATCGGTGGTTTCTCCAGCTCCGACTTCTTCAAAACAGACAATAATGGAGGCTGCATCAGCTATTGCCGAGGGAAAAACTGACGTTGCTAATGAGATCCTGACCCGATTAGCTCAAGACAGCAACGCTAAAGGGAATTCAGAGCAGAGGTTCGTGGCTTGCATGTTGTTGGCTCTTAAATCGCGGATAAACTCAGTAGAAAATCCGCCGCCGGTGGCTGAGTTGTTCAGCAAGGAACACGCTGCCGCCACTCAGTTGCTTTATGACCTGTCTCCTTGTTTTAAGCTTGGTTTCTTGGCTGCTAATCTGGCTATCCTGGATGCCACTCGGGATCAACCAAGCTGTAATAAGCTACATATTATAGATTTTGATATTGGGAAAGGAAGGCAGTACATTAATCTTCTCCACGCGCTATCGGAGCGCGGGAGCGGGAAGCCAGCGCTGGTGAAAATAACAGCTATTGCAGATAATGGTGGGGATGAGAGGGTGAAGATGGTTGAGGATAAGTTGAGTGAAATCGCTGAGCGATTTGGAGTTTGTATGAAATTTAACGTGGTAGCGAGTCCTAAACTCAGCGATCTAAGTCGGGAGTCCCTGGGTTGCGAACCAGACGAGCCATTGGCTATTAATTTTGCGTTCAATCTTTACCGAATGCCCGACGAGAGCGTGTCGGTGGAGAATCAGAGAGACGAGCTTCTCCGTCGTGTGAAAGGATTGGCACCGAGCGTGGTGACATTGGTCGAACATGAAATGAACACCAACACGGCGCCGTTCCCGTCGCGGGTGGGAGAAGCGTCCGCATATTACGGGGCGTTATTTGACTCGATTGAGACGAGCGTGCCGAGGGAGAAGTCAGAACGAGTGATGGTGGAGGAAGGGTTGTGCCGCAAGATTGCCAACTCAGTGTCGTGTGAGGGGAGAGAGCGCGTGGAAAGATGCGAGGTTTTTGGGAAGTGGAGGGCCCGGATGAGCATGGCGGGGTTCGAGTTAAAGCCACTGAGTGAGAGCGTGGCAGAGTCGATGCGTGCTAGACTGAATTCGGGTAACCGGGTTAACCCGGGATTCACCGTGAAAGAAGAAAATGGAGGGGTTTGCTTTGGTTGGATGGGCCGAACTCTTACCGTCGCATCTGCTTGGCGTTAA
- the LOC107890743 gene encoding UPF0496 protein At3g49070, giving the protein MKKRIRARITKFLLPCTASSGNSTIIPNSIDVREEYANAFRTESYNEFWARVLSVSHLDFATCISPMDSTTAARLPSYRLFAEHLLDPDQPSVTGILTLTQNRPKTRTLLSDYFSQTANASLLCDLLLKDIDRTRVKYRSFRAAFQALEIGNEISGILTCLFEFSNSTNLFQPTAPSSSKVSMIQAGCCELLKRLESSRDKVRSKLIMSNLQHGSGLFLVALTASLTIIVASHALAFLVATPGLVAISLELASTRRLARESAQLDAAAKGTYILNRDLDTISRLVARLNDELEDMCAMVKFWLAGGEDRLQASGEVARQLKKNDANFTQQLDELEEHLYLCFMTINRARNLVVKEILNPDPLTT; this is encoded by the exons ATGAAGAAAAGAATTAGGGCAAGGATCACCAAGTTTCTTCTTCCATGTACTG CATCCAGTGGCAACTCTACAATTATCCCGAATAGCATTGATGTTCGTGAAGAATATGCGAATGCCTTCCGGACGGAATCATACAACGAGTTTTGGGCACGTGTTCTTTCAGTATCCCACTTGGATTTTGCCACGTGTATTAGCCCCATGGATTCAACCACTGCAGCTCGTCTTCCTTCTTATCGACTCTTCGCTGAGCATCTATTGGATCCGGACCAACCCTCCGTTACTGGGATCCTTACTTTGACCCAGAACCGACCCAAAACCCGCACTCTTTTATCCGACTATTTTTCCCAAACAGCCAATGCTTCTCTCTTATGTGACCTCCTACTAAAAGATATCGACCGTACGCGTGTCAAATACCGTTCTTTTAGGGCCGCCTTTCAAGCCCTCGAGATTGGGAATGAAATTTCGGGTATCCTCACTTGCTTATTTGAATTTTCTAATTCAACCAACCTCTTTCAACCAACTGCTCCATCTTCGAGTAAAGTTAGCATGATTCAAGCCGGTTGTTGTGAATTGCTAAAACGGCTTGAGTCTAGCCGAGACAAGGTTCGATCTAAGCTAATAATGAGCAATTTACAACACGGGTCGGGCCTATTTCTAGTGGCGTTAACGGCTTCACTCACTATAATAGTTGCATCCCATGCTCTAGCATTCCTTGTGGCTACGCCGGGTCTTGTAGCTATTTCGCTTGAGCTGGCTTCCACGAGAAGACTTGCAAGGGAGTCGGCTCAGTTGGACGCAGCTGCTAAGGGAACTTATATATTGAATAGAGACTTGGACACAATTAGTCGGCTAGTGGCTCGGCTAAATGATGAACTTGAGGACATGTGTGCAATGGTTAAGTTTTGGCTTGCGGGTGGAGAAGATCGACTACAAGCCAGTGGAGAAGTGGCGCGCCAGCTGAAGAAGAACGATGCTAACTTTACTCAACAACTTGATGAATTAGAGGAGCATTTGTATTTGTGTTTCATGACCATAAATAGGGCTAGAAACCTTGTTGTGAAAGAAATTCTGAATCCAGATCCACTTACGACCTGA
- the LOC107890744 gene encoding uncharacterized protein isoform X1 has product MKPTLLTLEIEDEKRKRQRPDRQRRCHSHRLRRLQSPAFNRSGHMFMNKKRWGSCWSFYWCFGSHRSSKRIGHAVLVPEAVVPGVAVVAAQNASNPTGILLPFIAPPSSPASFLQSDPSSATQSPAGLLSLASLSVNAYSPRGPASIFAIGPYAHETQLVTPPVFSALATEPSTAPFTPPPESVQVTTPSSPEVPFAKLLTSSLERAQRNSGINQKFGFSHYEFQSHQIYPVSPGGNLISPGSVISNSGTSSPFPDRRPILELRKAEAPKILGFEHFTTSKWGSRLGSGSLTPDGLGQSPTLGSGCMTPDGMGLDSGSWTPDGLPPSSRDGFVLESQISEVALFSNTENGPKNDETIVDHRVSFELSGEDVARYLDSKSFISNRTMSECPKDLVAGGRIDRDGMTKDLESSCKLFSRETSNETVEKASGESEEEHCYQKHRSVTLGSIKEFNFDSAKGEASDNPSIRSKWWANEKVAGKEVKPDGGVKTRFQSSENLYSQWPERLSNEKFQGINSNYNASAPFQQHLVIHFSLLVRSFILSFSFKRFASSFLFFRISFSSRSQKLVLCY; this is encoded by the exons ATGAAGCCGACGTTGTTAACGTTAGAAATCGAAGATGAGAAGCGTAAGCGACAGCGTCCAGACCGTCAACGCCGCTGCCACAGCCATCGTCTCCGCCGACTCCAGAGTCCAGCCTTCAACCGTTCAGGTCacatgtttatgaat AAGAAAAGATGGGGAAGCTGCTGGAGTTTTTACTGGTGTTTTGGATCTCACAGAAGCAGTAAGCGAATAGGTCATGCTGTTCTTGTCCCCGAAGCAGTGGTACCTGGAGTTGCAGTTGTAGCTGCTCAAAATGCAAGTAATCCAACTGGCATTCTATTGCCCTTTATTGCCCCTCCCTCGTCTCCTGCATCATTTCTCCAATCAGATCCTTCTTCTGCCACCCAGTCGCCTGCTGGATTGCTATCCCTAGCATCGCTTTCAGTTAATGCCTACTCCCCCCGTGGACCTGCATCTATTTTTGCCATTGGCCCTTATGCACATGAAACCCAGTTAGTCACGCCACCTGTATTCTCTGCCTTGGCAACTGAACCATCTACTGCTCCTTTTACACCCCCTCCCGAATCAGTTCAAGTGACCACACCTTCATCCCCTGAAGTACCATTTGCTAAATTGCTGACATCTTCATTGGAGCGTGCTCAGAGAAATAGTGGGATCAATCAGAAATTTGGGTTTTCCCATTATGAATTTCAGTCTCATCAAATATACCCTGTGTCACCTGGTGGTAATCTCATATCACCTGGGTCTGTAATCTCTAATTCTGGCACATCCTCTCCATTTCCTGATAGACGTCCCATCCTTGAGTTGCGCAAAGCGGAGGCTCCTAAAATCTTAGGCTTTGAACATTTTACTACTAGCAAATGGGGTTCAAGGCTCGGCTCTGGATCATTAACTCCAGATGGACTGGGGCAAAGTCCAACACTGGGTTCTGGATGTATGACTCCAGATGGTATGGGGTTGGATTCAGGATCATGGACACCTGATGGTTTGCCTCCTTCCTCACGAGACGGTTTTGTTTTGGAGAGTCAGATTTCTGAGGTAGCGTTGTTTTCGAATACAGAAAATGGACCTAAAAATGATGAAACTATAGTTGACCACAGGGTCTCTTTTGAGTTGAGTGGTGAAGATGTTGCACGCTATCTTGACAGCAAGTCATTTATATCAAATAGAACCATGTCAGAATGTCCGAAGGACTTGGTTGCAGGGGGCAGGATAGATAGAGATGGAATGACAAAAGATCTAGAAAGTTCTTGTAAGTTGTTTAGCAGGGAAACTTCCAATGAAACAGTTGAAAAAGCTTCAGGAGAATCTGAAGAGGAGCATTGTTATCAAAAGCATCGTTCTGTTACACTTGGGTCAATTAAAGAGTTCAATTTTGACAGTGCAAAAGGAGAAGCTTCTGATAATCCTAGCATCAGGTCCAAGTGGTGGGCCAATGAAAAAGTTGCCGGAAAGGAAGTTAAGCCTG ATGGTGGAGTGAAGACCAGGTTTCAGAGTTCAGAGAACCTTTATTCCCAATGGCCTGAAAGATTATCCAATGAAAAGTTCCAAGGCATCAACA GTAACTACAATGCTTCAGCACCCTTTCAACAACATTTGGTCATACATTTCAGTTTGCTAGTTCGTTCgttcattctttcattttcttttaagagATTTGCTAGTTCATTCTTATTCTTTCGGATTTCTTTTTCCAGCCGCAGTCAGAAACTTGTGCTATGTTATTAA
- the LOC107890744 gene encoding uncharacterized protein isoform X3: MKPTLLTLEIEDEKRKRQRPDRQRRCHSHRLRRLQSPAFNRSGHMFMNKKRWGSCWSFYWCFGSHRSSKRIGHAVLVPEAVVPGVAVVAAQNASNPTGILLPFIAPPSSPASFLQSDPSSATQSPAGLLSLASLSVNAYSPRGPASIFAIGPYAHETQLVTPPVFSALATEPSTAPFTPPPESVQVTTPSSPEVPFAKLLTSSLERAQRNSGINQKFGFSHYEFQSHQIYPVSPGGNLISPGSVISNSGTSSPFPDRRPILELRKAEAPKILGFEHFTTSKWGSRLGSGSLTPDGLGQSPTLGSGCMTPDGMGLDSGSWTPDGLPPSSRDGFVLESQISEVALFSNTENGPKNDETIVDHRVSFELSGEDVARYLDSKSFISNRTMSECPKDLVAGGRIDRDGMTKDLESSCKLFSRETSNETVEKASGESEEEHCYQKHRSVTLGSIKEFNFDSAKGEASDNPSIRSKWWANEKVAGKEVKPGNNWSFFPMLQS; the protein is encoded by the exons ATGAAGCCGACGTTGTTAACGTTAGAAATCGAAGATGAGAAGCGTAAGCGACAGCGTCCAGACCGTCAACGCCGCTGCCACAGCCATCGTCTCCGCCGACTCCAGAGTCCAGCCTTCAACCGTTCAGGTCacatgtttatgaat AAGAAAAGATGGGGAAGCTGCTGGAGTTTTTACTGGTGTTTTGGATCTCACAGAAGCAGTAAGCGAATAGGTCATGCTGTTCTTGTCCCCGAAGCAGTGGTACCTGGAGTTGCAGTTGTAGCTGCTCAAAATGCAAGTAATCCAACTGGCATTCTATTGCCCTTTATTGCCCCTCCCTCGTCTCCTGCATCATTTCTCCAATCAGATCCTTCTTCTGCCACCCAGTCGCCTGCTGGATTGCTATCCCTAGCATCGCTTTCAGTTAATGCCTACTCCCCCCGTGGACCTGCATCTATTTTTGCCATTGGCCCTTATGCACATGAAACCCAGTTAGTCACGCCACCTGTATTCTCTGCCTTGGCAACTGAACCATCTACTGCTCCTTTTACACCCCCTCCCGAATCAGTTCAAGTGACCACACCTTCATCCCCTGAAGTACCATTTGCTAAATTGCTGACATCTTCATTGGAGCGTGCTCAGAGAAATAGTGGGATCAATCAGAAATTTGGGTTTTCCCATTATGAATTTCAGTCTCATCAAATATACCCTGTGTCACCTGGTGGTAATCTCATATCACCTGGGTCTGTAATCTCTAATTCTGGCACATCCTCTCCATTTCCTGATAGACGTCCCATCCTTGAGTTGCGCAAAGCGGAGGCTCCTAAAATCTTAGGCTTTGAACATTTTACTACTAGCAAATGGGGTTCAAGGCTCGGCTCTGGATCATTAACTCCAGATGGACTGGGGCAAAGTCCAACACTGGGTTCTGGATGTATGACTCCAGATGGTATGGGGTTGGATTCAGGATCATGGACACCTGATGGTTTGCCTCCTTCCTCACGAGACGGTTTTGTTTTGGAGAGTCAGATTTCTGAGGTAGCGTTGTTTTCGAATACAGAAAATGGACCTAAAAATGATGAAACTATAGTTGACCACAGGGTCTCTTTTGAGTTGAGTGGTGAAGATGTTGCACGCTATCTTGACAGCAAGTCATTTATATCAAATAGAACCATGTCAGAATGTCCGAAGGACTTGGTTGCAGGGGGCAGGATAGATAGAGATGGAATGACAAAAGATCTAGAAAGTTCTTGTAAGTTGTTTAGCAGGGAAACTTCCAATGAAACAGTTGAAAAAGCTTCAGGAGAATCTGAAGAGGAGCATTGTTATCAAAAGCATCGTTCTGTTACACTTGGGTCAATTAAAGAGTTCAATTTTGACAGTGCAAAAGGAGAAGCTTCTGATAATCCTAGCATCAGGTCCAAGTGGTGGGCCAATGAAAAAGTTGCCGGAAAGGAAGTTAAGCCTGGTAACAACTGGTCTTTCTTTCCTATGTTGCAGTCATAG
- the LOC107890744 gene encoding uncharacterized protein isoform X2, producing MRSVSDSVQTVNAAATAIVSADSRVQPSTVQKKRWGSCWSFYWCFGSHRSSKRIGHAVLVPEAVVPGVAVVAAQNASNPTGILLPFIAPPSSPASFLQSDPSSATQSPAGLLSLASLSVNAYSPRGPASIFAIGPYAHETQLVTPPVFSALATEPSTAPFTPPPESVQVTTPSSPEVPFAKLLTSSLERAQRNSGINQKFGFSHYEFQSHQIYPVSPGGNLISPGSVISNSGTSSPFPDRRPILELRKAEAPKILGFEHFTTSKWGSRLGSGSLTPDGLGQSPTLGSGCMTPDGMGLDSGSWTPDGLPPSSRDGFVLESQISEVALFSNTENGPKNDETIVDHRVSFELSGEDVARYLDSKSFISNRTMSECPKDLVAGGRIDRDGMTKDLESSCKLFSRETSNETVEKASGESEEEHCYQKHRSVTLGSIKEFNFDSAKGEASDNPSIRSKWWANEKVAGKEVKPDGGVKTRFQSSENLYSQWPERLSNEKFQGINSNYNASAPFQQHLVIHFSLLVRSFILSFSFKRFASSFLFFRISFSSRSQKLVLCY from the exons ATGAGAAGCGTAAGCGACAGCGTCCAGACCGTCAACGCCGCTGCCACAGCCATCGTCTCCGCCGACTCCAGAGTCCAGCCTTCAACCGTTCAG AAGAAAAGATGGGGAAGCTGCTGGAGTTTTTACTGGTGTTTTGGATCTCACAGAAGCAGTAAGCGAATAGGTCATGCTGTTCTTGTCCCCGAAGCAGTGGTACCTGGAGTTGCAGTTGTAGCTGCTCAAAATGCAAGTAATCCAACTGGCATTCTATTGCCCTTTATTGCCCCTCCCTCGTCTCCTGCATCATTTCTCCAATCAGATCCTTCTTCTGCCACCCAGTCGCCTGCTGGATTGCTATCCCTAGCATCGCTTTCAGTTAATGCCTACTCCCCCCGTGGACCTGCATCTATTTTTGCCATTGGCCCTTATGCACATGAAACCCAGTTAGTCACGCCACCTGTATTCTCTGCCTTGGCAACTGAACCATCTACTGCTCCTTTTACACCCCCTCCCGAATCAGTTCAAGTGACCACACCTTCATCCCCTGAAGTACCATTTGCTAAATTGCTGACATCTTCATTGGAGCGTGCTCAGAGAAATAGTGGGATCAATCAGAAATTTGGGTTTTCCCATTATGAATTTCAGTCTCATCAAATATACCCTGTGTCACCTGGTGGTAATCTCATATCACCTGGGTCTGTAATCTCTAATTCTGGCACATCCTCTCCATTTCCTGATAGACGTCCCATCCTTGAGTTGCGCAAAGCGGAGGCTCCTAAAATCTTAGGCTTTGAACATTTTACTACTAGCAAATGGGGTTCAAGGCTCGGCTCTGGATCATTAACTCCAGATGGACTGGGGCAAAGTCCAACACTGGGTTCTGGATGTATGACTCCAGATGGTATGGGGTTGGATTCAGGATCATGGACACCTGATGGTTTGCCTCCTTCCTCACGAGACGGTTTTGTTTTGGAGAGTCAGATTTCTGAGGTAGCGTTGTTTTCGAATACAGAAAATGGACCTAAAAATGATGAAACTATAGTTGACCACAGGGTCTCTTTTGAGTTGAGTGGTGAAGATGTTGCACGCTATCTTGACAGCAAGTCATTTATATCAAATAGAACCATGTCAGAATGTCCGAAGGACTTGGTTGCAGGGGGCAGGATAGATAGAGATGGAATGACAAAAGATCTAGAAAGTTCTTGTAAGTTGTTTAGCAGGGAAACTTCCAATGAAACAGTTGAAAAAGCTTCAGGAGAATCTGAAGAGGAGCATTGTTATCAAAAGCATCGTTCTGTTACACTTGGGTCAATTAAAGAGTTCAATTTTGACAGTGCAAAAGGAGAAGCTTCTGATAATCCTAGCATCAGGTCCAAGTGGTGGGCCAATGAAAAAGTTGCCGGAAAGGAAGTTAAGCCTG ATGGTGGAGTGAAGACCAGGTTTCAGAGTTCAGAGAACCTTTATTCCCAATGGCCTGAAAGATTATCCAATGAAAAGTTCCAAGGCATCAACA GTAACTACAATGCTTCAGCACCCTTTCAACAACATTTGGTCATACATTTCAGTTTGCTAGTTCGTTCgttcattctttcattttcttttaagagATTTGCTAGTTCATTCTTATTCTTTCGGATTTCTTTTTCCAGCCGCAGTCAGAAACTTGTGCTATGTTATTAA
- the LOC107890745 gene encoding uncharacterized protein produces MSGGVGTTCNDISLPNEGIQGHEKSSHPNPLKPTRFLTLRQLNCLAVMIIVAASGMVSLEDFAFVVFSIFYMYLLLKVAFPRKISPQTSLVFDPTNKILGLYVTVGAIIGLYLPVAYIFHGILEGDKQGIKAAAPHVFLLASQVFMEGVAFSDRFSIPVRVYVPVFYNTRRIFSLVDWLRCEFTKLDNEYAGSGKRVLVGRVLALANMGFWCFNLFGFLLPVYLPKAFKMYYSETKVKD; encoded by the coding sequence atgtcAGGAGGGGTTGGTACAACCTGCAATGATATAAGCCTACCAAATGAAGGAATTCAAGGCCATGAAAAATCATCCCACCCCAATCCTCTTAAACCGACTCGATTTCTCACCCTCAGGCAACTCAATTGTCTCGCCGTTATGATCATCGTGGCGGCGAGCGGCATGGTCAGCCTCGAAGACTTCGCCTTTGTGGTATTTTCTATCTTCTACATGTACTTGCTTCTCAAAGTTGCCTTCCCTCGGAAAATCTCTCCACAAACTTCCTTGGTTTTCGATCCAACGAACAAGATCCTTGGGTTGTACGTGACGGTGGGTGCCATTATTGGGCTTTATCTCCCGGTGGCGTACATCTTTCACGGCATCCTGGAGGGCGATAAACAAGGGATAAAGGCAGCGGCGCCGCATGTATTTCTGTTGGCAAGTCAAGTTTTCATGGAAGGAGTGGCGTTTTCAGACAGGTTTTCGATTCCGGTTCGGGTTTATGTTCCGGTATTTTACAATACGAGGAGGATTTTCAGCCTGGTAGACTGGTTGAGGTGTGAGTTTACAAAGTTGGATAACGAGTATGCGGGATCTGGTAAGAGAGTGTTAGTAGGAAGAGTGCTGGCTTTGGCTAATATGGGGTTTTGGTGCTTCAATCTGTTTGGGTTCTTGTTGCCTGTTTATCTACCTAAAGCTTTTAAGATGTATTACTCTGAAACTAAGGTCAAAGACTGA